In Papaver somniferum cultivar HN1 chromosome 9, ASM357369v1, whole genome shotgun sequence, the genomic stretch CCATCTCGACCTCGACCACCACCTTACTACCTCCCTGACCTGCTAACTCTCCGGCTTTTCTTAGGAGGAGCACCCTCTGGGGAACCAGCATCTTCTCTAGTAATTTCTTGTACCTATGAGGGATGTTCATCATGATGTTGGCTACTTTGGCCATGCTCATCAACTTCTTGTGCTCTTTGGCTACGTGATTTCCGGCTCCTCTTACCTTCCTTAGCCATCTCCTTGAACATCTTCTTTGCATTGGGATTTTCAATGTGCGTGCAGTAATCTGCGTACCGATGTTGCTTCGCAGGATCCATCACTTCCCCTTTTTCAGCCGAGCAACAAAAAGCCTTGACCAGAAGCTTCGTTCGCTCCCTCTATATGCAAAAAAATTTCACATTAACTCTCTTATATGTAGATGAATAACACAATTACAAAATTAAATACTCACCACTAGTGTCATAATGGAAGTAGCATCTCTACtgtcgacttgagaagaagaagaggtggaTGCTCTGTTGGTCCTTCTACCCAGAGTCGGATCTACCCATATCACCCTACCATGGGAGAAGCCTTCATACCATTCGACGTAATTCGGTGTTGCCTCATGACCTTCATCCGCATGCACCCACCATGAGATGTCTACAAGCCTAGAGTTTCTATCATTCCAATGCTTGACATCAACTTCAGGTTCATAAGCCACCTTTATACCCGCTTCTTCAGCCTCACACTTTTCCAACTTGTGCTTGAACGGAGGTACATAATCCTCATCGGGTGAATCTTGAATAAAACCAAGTTGATGCATGATTCTTATCGGATTGTACATTGAAAAACCGTTAGGGTGAAACAAGGGGCCATGGTAATACACGACATCTTCCATTGCGCCAACTCTATTATTCTTGTACGGATTGAAGACTACCTCTTTAGCCGTGATGTTGTCAAGTTTTTGACGCATTTGTATCAACGCATCAGTTTGTTCCCTATCTTGAGAACCAGTGAACAAGTATTTGGTTCCCGTTAGACTATCTTTGCTCCATTGTGGGTTGAGTTCCACATCTTCATTATCTTTGATCAGTGATGGGAAATGATCATAAATCCACACCTGTAGAAaccaatgaaataaacataaataattcaatttttaaaatgtacaaaaataagaaaagtttcatcaatccaAATACCTGGATTAGAGCCAAATTCCCATTAATTTGAGAAGTTAGTTTGCGAGATCCCTGAGAAAGCTGACCATTCAGGTGTGCAATTATGGCAGTCCCCCAAGAGTACTTTCTCACATCTTCCAAGGGATCCAAAGGCTGAAGAAGGTTGGCGCTCACCCGGTTACCTTTGCTGTCAGGAAATATAACCGACgcaaggacatacaacaaatACCCAGCCGCCGCATAGCGACATTCCATATCAGAGAGACctccttctttttccttcttttctgtcccagaaaacatgttcctaatatctacaagtttgaactctttcttcgggTACTTAGGTCCCTTCTCGAAAAGCCCATTAGTCTTCTCGGAATCCCAGCCAAACAAGTTCTTGGTCCATGTATAGATGTCTTCCCAACTAGGCCTTCTCTTGAACTTCTCACCGGTTGATTTGCCTTCGACCTGCAACCCTAATATCTGTTCTGCGTCATCAGGAGTTATCTccatctcaccaaaaggaagTTGGAATGTGTCGACTTCAGCGTGATACCTTTCACAGAAACTAGATACTGCGACCTTGTCATACGCAATCACAGAGTTCAGAACGGCATTGTACAAACCTGAGttttcaaccaaatctctaactcttgcacattcaccttcTAGCGGCCACAACTCCATTTTCTTGAAAGAAGATTGGTGTCGGAAAAGACGTGTGGcatccttatgatcctacaaaacataaacaaacacgtatttaaaaaacaaaacataaacaagttaacacCAACTAATCAAATAGCAAGCAAATTTGGGATTCTTACGATTGTCTCACTAATGCAATGAGCCCACGATCCaggatatccaaatagaactttgccCCCATATCTAGGTTCTCCTCTAAGTTTACCACCTCGAAGAGGAGGCAACATCAAATGTGTAGCGGGAACGTGTCTCGCACTGGGTGAAATATCTGTTCCATCCTTCTTAACCCTCTTTACCGACTTTTTCgcctttgcattctcttcctcatcctcaacagtggttttaccatcatcaccaccttcatccttttcatcatcattaccttcattctcttcctcctcatcatcattatcatcaccgtcattattacctttatgttgttcctcctcattaccatcatcctcatcatcaccactaccattaccttcaccctcttcctcctcttcttgctcttcttcttgttcctcttcttcttcttgaatctcTTCTTCTTGTATCTCATGTTCTACACCCTGTTCCTCCtttactttctcttcttcttgttcatcttcttcttcagcactagtgttagctgaaacaacaggagtgtctgattctgacgaatcagacaactcattacctttgtctcttggttcggtgatagaaaatgatacctcacttggccttcttccgcgcaatggaccggcaagtaagtatttatcgttgcggggaggtttcaaaggaggagttatcgtgatttcaaccttgtctttcgttttcttgtcactacattccaaacacgaaatttttttttataagacatcaactttatctctatcagttaaagaGTCGTCAATGATATGCTCTCACAAACTAACGACTCTTCATTACAAAGTAACGACTGTAATTTATAAGGTAACGACTCTTTGCAAAAATTGGACAGTGAGGATGATTTTGGTCCTTAAAGGGTCGTTAAAGATTAAACTTGGGTCGTCAAACAAGTAACTGCAGACCCTTTAaaagagatgacgactctagggaTTATAGATTACTAACAACTCTAGTCTAGGGATTATATACTACTGACGACTCTATCGTTTTCTCCAACAGAAGGCAGTTCAACCCAAAGTCGTTACGCACTAATTTGGGGTCGTCAAACTAcagtcgtcatcttcaacctaatacGGCGACGACTCTATTCTAGGGCACAAAAGGTCGACATAGCAAAACAAGGGTCGTCATATTTACACTAACAGGTTAACAatttttcatagaaaaagcatgcaatgtaagagtcgttaggatattatttcttcgatgctaacgactctcactctgtaacttctatatttcagttaccaatctcgattacacaatcaaaaaacaaccaaaacatcgaaTAGGAGGTGGGTTTAAGTTCACGTACCCTCTAACTGGAGCCATTCCCTTTTTGGGTTTCGATTTGCTTGCTTTAGGAGCTCTTCGCACGTACACCTTTGCATTCACCGTATCTACAAGATTAGGAATTTGAAGTGCTTTGGGAGCGGTTTGCTTTGTTTTATCcatatttgtagaagaagttaatcgtcgattaaagttttatcatcgacaattacgcgatgaatcggttcgaagaattttcctcggtggaggtggagtcgttaatggtggaggtggagaagagaaagggaggagaggaagatgaagataaaagagaaactggttttctctttgatttaattagggTATATATATTAGGGGCCTTAATTAGGATAGTTAATTAGTTAAACTGATTTTCAAttagtgaagggtaaaatagtatattcatattgCGGTATTACacccctgaaaattttgggggGAGAAACAAAATTCCATGGACCCCAATTGGAAGTTATgtcccccaattaaactaggtttaAAATGTAAGAAGTACAAGTGCTAAATAAGTTGTTGAGGCTTGGGGAGAGGAGTTGTGCAAGGCCAACATCAACTTGCAAGTTCGGAATGATGCAACTCTGGAAGAAATTAAAGTAGCTTATTGTAAAGAAGTTAAGGCATATTCAATCTAGGATTTTACCGGATGAAAGGTGGCAATTTTGAAGCAATAGATTTTGTTCTAGGCAATTTGATCAAGGTCGTAAATGGTCAAAATAAAGCGATAATTAATCTAGTTAAGTTAGCGGTTCAGTTTGTATCTTTTGAGAACTTAAATCGGAGAGGTCCCAACTTATTACAGATTTTCCAAACTCTCCGGTCAGTCAGCATTAGCAACTTGATGTATCTTATCTTCACAAATATAGGATCGAGAAGATaataattcttattatgataaAATGATATTCATTCTAGTTACACAGCTCATGAATATATAGAGCACAATATTACGATAAAGTAAAGATCttatatactaggaaacaatatatttctTAAAATAAGGATAAtattaacactccccctcaagttggtgcataGATATCACACATGCCCAACTTGTCCAGCAAACTCAAGTACTTCTTGCTTGACACTCCATGTGTGAGAATATCTGCAAGTTGTTCTTCAGACCGAACTGGTGGCAACTCAATAATGTTGTTGTCCAGTTTCTCTTTGATGAAGAACCTGTCAACCTCCACATGTTTAGTACGATCATGCTGAACAGGGTTATGAGCAATATCACGTGCATCTTTGTTATCACAATACCGAGTAATATGATCCTTGAGAGGAACCCCCAAATCCTTaaggagaaacttcaaccacaaagtttcacaAATGCCAGCCTCTGCACTTGATCGtgtaacaatattttgtttcttacttctccaagtAACTAAGTTACCTCCCACAGAGGTAAAATAGCCTGCAGTAGAACGTCTGCCATCTATTTCTCCTGCATATTCAGAATCTGTATATGCCACAACCTttctataattttcatttttagagaataaaattccttttccaggagcagacttcaaatacctcaaaatacgTAAAACTGCATCCATGTGTTGTTCACCCGGATTGTGCATGAATTGACTAACAACACTGAGTGCATAAGCAAGATCTGGCCTTGTGTGAGATAGATACATCAATCTCCCCACAAGTCTTTGATATCTCATTTTTTCAGCAGGAACTTGATCAGGTTCAATACACAGATTTACCTTTTCTTCTAAAGGTGTATGGACTGGCTGACATGCTGACATGCCCACTTCTTTTAGCAGATCAATAACATATTTCCTTTGTGACAAGAAAATTCCTTCACCAGATCGAGAAACTTCAATCCCAAGGAAGTATCTCAACgaaccaagatctttcatttgaAATTCCTTTGATAAGTATTTTTGCAATGATTTCCTCTCCTCTGGATcatttcctgtcaccaccatatcatctacatatatgatAAGAGTAGTAATTTTATCCTTCATTTTCTTTATGAACAAAGTATGATCAGAATTACTTTGACGATATCCAAAGTTCCTCATAGATTTGGTGAATCTGCCAAACCAGGCCCTTGGAGattgttttagtccatacaatgaCTTGTTTAGCTTACATACCTTCTTACCATGAGATCCTGGAACTGAAATACCAGGTGGGAGTTCCATGTAAACTTCTTCAGTTAATTCACCATGCAAGAAGGCGTTCTTTACATCAAACTActgcaaaggccaatccaacttTGCAGCAAGCGATAAAAAGACTCGTACTGTGTTTATTTTCGCTACTGGAGAAAAAAATTTCTGTATAGTCGATACCATAAGTTTGGATGTACCCTTTAGTAACTAGTCTTTCTTTATAACGTTCAATCTCACCATTTGCCTTGTATTTAATGGTGAAAATCCAACGACACCCCACAATCTTTCTTCCTTCTGGGCAATCAACATAATCCCAAGTACCATTCTGTAAAAGGGACCTCTTTTCTTCTTCCATAGCTTCTCTCCATTTTGGATCAGCTAACGCTTCCTACACATTGTTAGGAATAAAAACAGTAGATATTTGATTCACGAATTCCTTATTAGATTTAGACAAACGGTGGTGAGAGACATATTTGGGTTCATATCTGGGTTTATATATGGGTTTAGGAATACCCCTGTTTACACGTTGTGGAAGTTACGTTGTTTCCTTGATTCTTCAAGAACATTTGTAGCAGACGATTGGTttggtgtttcatcttcttgaggtAACATAGACTCTAGAATCTCTTCTATCATAACCTCATCTTGAATCTCTATATCACGATCCAATATTGTACTTCATGTTTCTTCTCTAAAGAACCTTCATCAACAGATTCTCTGACCATATCATCAGAGTTGACAATAACAAATACATCAATTTCCGATATATCTTCGTCATAGTTAAGAGTCTGAATTTCCTTATGGTACTCCCCCTGAAGTTCATACTCACATGAAAAATACATAGAATcttcatgaaatacaacatccaaagtaacaaacattcttTTGTTGGAGGATGATAGCAACGGTATCCCTTTTTAGTTGTTGCATATCCCACAAATACACACTTCAAAGCTCTAGGAGCCAACTTGTCACGTTGGTTCTTGTGTAGATGAACATAAGCTACACAACCAAACACATGAGGCGGCAGATTCGGAACAGTTGGAGCCACAACTGCTTCAGCAGGAGCTTGATGGGGTgtttaaaaaaaattggtacTAGATGGCACTCGATTTATAAGATATGCTGCAGAAGTAAGTGCCTCACCCCAATACAACAATGGCATATGTGCTTCTATCTATGAAGCACGGACCACTTCCAGTAAATGACGATTCTTTCTCTCTGCTACTCCATTTTGCTGAGGCATATTAGAGCAAGTAGTTTGATGAATAATTTTGTGTCCCTCCAATTAATGTTGAATCTTTTTGTTGTACTTGAATCTGTTTGTTGTACTGAGTGTTAATCATCTTATGGAACTGTTGAAACAAGGCATTAACTTTACTTTTGTTTTTGATGAGACACACCCACGTCATCCTagtgcaatcatcaataaaagtaacaaaccatcttGAACCACCCAGAGTAGTAGTTTTATATGGCCCCCAAACATCAGAGTGTATGATCATAAAAGGAActgaatgatagacacatttttgtgtttaatttgatctcaatactatatattgttggcactcgagtttgtactaattttggtgttttatgtgtttgtaggcacctttggaaaataaacatttttggcgaaatcagctcgaaaagcagtgttttacaccccggagaaattacgaaaggcaccccagaaatgcaccggaaacgtcccagaaatgtactggaggatcccagaaaaattaccatttccaccccaaaattactatttccacccaaattattATTCGCACCCCggcactttggataaggggcaccttcttcaacaatttgaatttgtgttttggcgggaaatgaagttttcaactggcagaattgtgatcgtcaaaatgaatgggttagagtgcgattcaatcgctcaaacttggtaggaagttatggtttagcctaaggaagatagtttgggtgtcgaatttgatcggaattggctggaaatatcgatttgattctcgagctcaaaacagagctacacggactgaacacaccctgtacacgctgttgtgtgtgttttggctatgcatggaagtgattaagggacgtttGACGACTTACTAGGCAtgggagagctgaattggagtgtgcagaaccaattctaacgtgtgacagagttaattttggaaattatcgttattattggcagcggagaataatcggattaaatggagaatatacgcaagtaatgttgggatttttggtcctaaaacactataaataggctctttgggtctactagagagggtgtcgagagtctgggggggctgaggagagccgagagaatcaaaagaagaggtcgataggcgaagaagttctgctgctgctcagccaagaacacgaagaacattgtacagtccaggaaagtcgttgaatACTGTCGCATgtttgcgacaattctcagttcctttcccacGACTTCGGTGTTGTGCTTACAATACTTCTAAAGTGCCGTTGTTCCCTGACGCTTTCTGTTGGTCGCAAAGAacggtcttaaaacgattttcttcttatttcatcatttgtaatcaacttttgagcattaataaaatcttttgagagcatttttactatgatgagttaaaccccaacactgggacgacggaggaggccgagcttcatacatgggtaatttaattaattctttttaagacttttgcattaaaaattaattgaaatatgatttgattaaattgggtgttatttgattagatgggtcatgcttagcttaggtgatttgatgttccatgcttaacatttacaatcaattttttgagaatctactttggcaaaataagagtccatataacttatgttttgagcgattattgtcgagaataattcattgagccctattttatgaagattggccgaatcattagtcccagtacctctcaccattgttaatattttattgtatatatttatctattttttattaaatcaaaaaaaattatccttcacaaatccgagagtttgaacctcattactacaacccagaaaatcaataatcattttggcgccgccgacgcggatttgtgcttaggtagaatttttaggtttttattttttttactattatttgttcctttttacgtttctttttgtgtctttgatttacaggttcgaagtggagcactaaggacttggagaggaaaaagcttaaagcgaaagagaaaagagaagaaaaaagaacaattttaggatttaatttttaatttttaattttttttttagagtgtgtgaggaaaactgtaattttttatttatttatactttggactttaaacaattagactttattcttttttttaccctacggaagggtattattaaaaataaataaattatataaaccgtttgcagggaaggacgacgattactatatcgtctcggcccatcgggttcgtacatgacataggagtcgtggcccgagtcgacttcaacggttcatcccccgtctggtatgggaggtaagtccatcgaaacactcgcgaatctcctgtaagcgagttactgtattccttaaggtgattcattgattgaggacgaatttggactgtttttaaattcctagtaaagggcaaggcctggccaatacaagataagggttcggatttcatcaccgctcccttcttgcccgcattaggaaaacgaaacctaacgcgaacccaagcttaaaacttgactagaacgagaccgatagggtaactcgcttattaggaaaaaatttcgaaggatattggttactttcttaagcacacctcgaagttcatgatggtttctgtgagttgaatgcgtgactgcgccgccttgtgatagcggtgaggccttgggtatcaaagctccactgagcttccctcgcctcaattcaacttactttgactcggattgattccagaggggtttgctcaaattgcaacgaattccctttcgaaagatagaagctggtctagaaacaatctaagtggagccatcatgcttgttgtttgctagattttataggtttgatttggtcgagtcagccttgtttgtgattgtgtagaattcccttgcaattaagaatgtcgagctggtatgatagaagccaatacaatgaatatcgacctgaatttgaatatggacatcatcagttttattaccatggtgggaatagtgattgggaacgccaaacttttcaagtttatggttcataccatggtgagcccaatcactatcctcacaaccatcagtcatacgagaaaaattctgctaattcctctttacttgagtcgacacgtaagttagctgagacaacacgtaagttcgctggaATGCATAATTTAGTTATGGACggaaataatgcaatgagtgaactttctttacctggtttcctagattacgtcaggaattcatgtgagtcggcccaaaagcttttattagagacccagaatagaacttctctaaaagatctaaatttccaaaatagtgtttccaattttacccttgatgtaaatagtgaatatttgcctaatttagaggacgaggttagaataaaagacactacttatttagataaggttcaatcatcttcgtactatgatgatgaggatagcagtaatgaaaaatctgaaatatgtaggcatagtgatcaggagtctaggaatccaattgagctgtatagttattatattatttctaggtcaaatccaaataatttttatgattattcacctattcaaaaggacgaggatttgattagggataccaccgttttagacgatgtagtttttccttttgattacgaagccgatagtggtttagaggaacgggttcatttcgaaaatactgttttagagtctagcgacttagaaacaatagtcttggaagaagaagatagacccgtagagatgagtaaagatgcactacctgataataacttagaagaatctcttgaatattttaaggactctgaagatacgtaaattcaagaaataattagaggtctatctagagacactgaaaactctaagtttgggggtgattatcacttccctagtgccttacctttaactctcagaaagtccccacacttaggacttgatatctgtgcctcgaccattttacaagattaccttcatactcgttttcccgaacctaatgatgtccaggaagaagttcagtcgttaggaacccatcctctggttgatgtggtttgcccaggcaatgatccccagattgactttgttttcccaccaaatagttttcttccgactgtgggaacgtttatattccaaatgtgtcgaatattaagttgtgagactaaacctaaatgctttaggaaattagaatcgacacatttgcttaagaatgaccactactctcattgtggtcaattatgtaagtcatatctgattgacttagaggatcctcaattatttaggttattacttcgtgattctaagttcgtatttgagtttttacagactctaagacctagtgattcggattccatctatgaagaaactcagccaatgaaaatattctatttagaccctttcatagaacctgaacttgaaccgcatttagcgatagttttcaggaaactaggtaagggcatgctattcttgtccattttcttggttcactgcagtttcctttggtaagCTCTAtgtagttttgaagacccacagttatttcgactgttactttatggttcgagttgactaatcctttcctaagtctggctgaagactttaaacttagcacttcttgggaggtaacccaatctcatgcaacacggtaatatctttcctaatctcttttgcttcaaatggtaacaatttctccttgttcatgcttttaatttcatctttagaacattgaggacaatgttagatttaagtttgggggtatgggagaaactttttagttggaataaataaactccagagcctagaaatttatgcgtatttaggatggcactaaccaatctaagtggatggaagcagtttggttgtaggagttgaggaaccaatctgaatagatggaaacatctaaagagtctattcataaaagcacagagctcaggtgttagaaataacatgatagtttcaccatatctcgttgagtccttttcacttctatttttattttattttgtttttaaaccatgtttctctaagtgataggtagggcccacgattcaagtgttaccaatgctaggatgaattagagtgattgagttacaaaaaaaaaaaaaaaaaaaaaaaaagttgaaaaaaaaataaaaaaaattttgagaccagaccattcgaccaaaaggaaaattcaataaattcgaccactagtacccttgtatatgccagttgtgttgacctagagttatgttatcgaccattggtacccttgtatatgccagtgtgttgatattagtcagaccagtatctcaatccattaggataggttcattttggcggaagccttcagacagatatgggaaacgccgttcacttagtaaacatcaaaaccatctatgtttttctatatccatctcttaatctttccatgtgattagtttgactccgaatatgatgtccatagtgcaactatatgagtagagctctgtcacttatatatgaattttagtatgcttgagtgtaaactcgtgtacaacaattggaattttgcatcagggtacttcctcctatagtcaatgattgtatgccaaccaaggagattctttagtgccttccaaggttcgttgtagatagctagggtatggagtaaaggttttgtgggtacacctctagtaaaccctccggagacaacactccgccgctagggccacctagcggtttaacggcctgctgcacgtgctaagtgtagtctttttatcttttcaaaaataaattttgctcgaggactagcaaataataattttgggggtatttgatagacacatttttgtgtttaatttgatctcaatactatatattgttggcactcgagtttgtactaattttggtgttttatgtgtttgtaggcacctttggaaaataaacatttttggcgaAATCAGTtcgaaaagcagtgttttacaccccggagaaaattaggAAAGGCACCCCAAATAAATGTGGTGTTTTTTCCTTTAGTACCCTTGCAGTCTAGAGACCCTTTTGTAGTATTTGTATTTGCGGACCCTACacttttgtttttttagtttcaattccttcttcttcctcacaTGTTCACGGTGACAGCAAAATGCAAATCAGCTTCTTAGAATCATGAGCAATGTCGTTCCCGTAAtacaaaattttctttcacaatgGCAAACGCATATCATGCAAGAACATGAACATCAAATCACATATACATTAACTTAGGAACCCTTGTGATCGTAATTATATATTTGGTGATCACTACTAGTTACCGCCATGAGCATCATCCGGGAGACTAATTGAATTAGAATTCTCAAAATCTATCTGTGTTATAAAATTAATTGTGTAAACACCAATCATCAAGTAGACCTAACATTCGTTTTATGATAACAAACTATTAACTGCAATTTTTCTTCATCCCCTCAATGACTTTTGATTCGCTCCTTCACCCAATTATGTTCACAGTAGTTGATTTTAGAAAATTAGGCTATTAATCTGGGAAAAATTAGGGCAATGGATGCTTTTGCAGTGATTGTTGTTAATATAACGTTTAAAGATTGGGTAAGAAAATTCGTGTTGCGAGTAAAGtagatgaaaa encodes the following:
- the LOC113312401 gene encoding protein MAINTENANCE OF MERISTEMS-like; protein product: MLPPLRGGKLRGEPRYGGKVLFGYPGSWAHCISETIDHKDATRLFRHQSSFKKMELWPLEGECARVRDLVENSGLYNAVLNSVIAYDKVAVSSFCERYHAEVDTFQLPFGEMEITPDDAEQILGLQVEGKSTGEKFKRRPSWEDIYTWTKNLFGWDSEKTNGLFEKGPNKGNRVSANLLQPLDPLEDVRKYSWGTAIIAHLNGQLSQGSRKLTSQINGNLALIQVWIYDHFPSLIKDNEDVELNPQWSKDSLTGTKYLFTGSQDREQTDALIQMRQKLDNITAKEVVFNPYKNNRVGAMEDVVYYHGPLFHPNGFSMYNPIRIMHQLGFIQDSPDEDYVPPFKHKLEKCEAEEAGIKVAYEPEVDVKHWNDRNSRLVDISWWVHADEGHEATPNYVEWYEGFSHGRVIWVDPTLGRRTNRASTSSSSQVDSRDATSIMTLVRERTKLLVKAFCCSAEKGEVMDPAKQHRYADYCTHIENPNAKKMFKEMAKEGKRSRKSRSQRAQEVDEHGQSSQHHDEHPS